Proteins co-encoded in one Candidatus Brocadia sp. genomic window:
- the rsmB gene encoding 16S rRNA (cytosine(967)-C(5))-methyltransferase RsmB, which produces MKNSSHKTDVRYAGIRILREVDDKGVFARELISERCVQGDLSKRDKNLLTELVNGVIRHCLSLDTLISFFSNIPLNKIEPWVLYSLRAGLYQIVYLDRIPVSAAVNTSVAIVKKLVRRTDAVRFTNAILRAIERSIQNKSACEPEIADLQKALYRRKNIWCTFHHPIFPDPVKHLSSSIAINYSHPEWLIKRWISRYGKEKTVAICKADNLVPKVFLRVNQEKMSTRKFLALLDKEGISARATDTAVVVENIAVFEIPGFAEGLFFVQDISAMKIAQFLKVEKSNTVLDMCAAPGGKTTHIAELLGNTGKIYALDISAKRLQLIKENCLRMGIHNVSIVCGDASDEKVPFQMKFDRILIDAPCSNTGVLSRRVEARWRLKEGDIKKLADLQYSILKTGASLLKSNGYLVYSTCSIEPEENQDIVKKFMGIESQFSLDAEAYYLPSVDEGDGGYMARLCKRQGCSQTKELTV; this is translated from the coding sequence TTGAAAAATTCCTCACATAAGACAGACGTTCGCTACGCAGGCATTCGTATACTGAGAGAAGTTGATGACAAAGGGGTTTTTGCCCGGGAACTTATCTCTGAAAGATGTGTACAGGGTGATTTGTCAAAGCGGGACAAAAACCTTCTCACAGAATTAGTAAACGGTGTTATTCGCCATTGTTTATCCCTCGATACCCTTATCTCCTTTTTTTCGAATATTCCCTTAAATAAGATAGAACCATGGGTATTATACTCCCTGCGTGCGGGTCTCTATCAAATTGTCTATTTGGACAGAATCCCCGTTTCCGCCGCAGTAAACACGTCAGTGGCAATCGTAAAAAAATTGGTCCGCCGAACGGACGCGGTCAGATTTACCAATGCGATTCTCCGCGCCATCGAAAGAAGTATCCAAAATAAATCTGCATGCGAACCGGAGATTGCCGACCTGCAAAAAGCCCTGTACAGAAGAAAAAACATATGGTGTACGTTTCACCATCCGATCTTTCCCGATCCGGTCAAACATCTTTCCTCTTCCATAGCAATTAATTACAGTCACCCTGAATGGTTGATAAAACGTTGGATCAGCAGGTATGGGAAGGAAAAGACCGTTGCGATATGCAAAGCCGATAATCTTGTCCCAAAGGTATTCCTTCGCGTAAATCAGGAAAAAATGTCTACCCGGAAATTTCTTGCTTTGCTCGATAAAGAGGGCATCAGTGCACGCGCCACTGATACCGCTGTCGTTGTTGAAAATATTGCAGTTTTTGAAATTCCGGGGTTTGCAGAAGGATTGTTCTTTGTGCAAGACATATCCGCTATGAAGATTGCGCAATTCCTCAAGGTAGAAAAATCGAATACCGTGTTAGATATGTGTGCGGCGCCCGGAGGAAAGACGACTCATATTGCGGAACTTTTGGGAAATACGGGCAAGATATATGCGTTAGATATTTCTGCAAAACGGTTGCAGTTGATCAAAGAAAATTGTTTGCGGATGGGAATTCACAACGTTTCTATTGTTTGTGGTGATGCATCAGACGAAAAGGTTCCTTTCCAGATGAAATTTGATCGTATACTCATAGATGCACCGTGTTCCAATACGGGGGTTCTTTCACGCCGCGTAGAGGCCCGGTGGCGGTTAAAGGAAGGCGATATAAAAAAACTTGCTGATCTCCAATATTCGATACTAAAAACGGGTGCCTCTCTGCTAAAATCTAACGGCTATTTGGTATATAGCACCTGCAGTATCGAACCCGAAGAAAATCAGGATATAGTAAAAAAATTTATGGGCATTGAATCCCAATTTTCCCTGGACGCAGAGGCATATTATTTGCCCAGCGTGGATGAAGGGGATGGAGGATACATGGCAAGGCTTTGCAAAAGACAGGGTTGTAGCCAAACCAAGGAACTAACAGTTTGA
- a CDS encoding DUF116 domain-containing protein has protein sequence MEFIDKKVVSINNLMLKFRKKKCSPKNLLILFPHCIQNSQCKQNVRNDLNECKRCGKCKIKDLLEFSEKYGVHISLATGGRVALQRVMAEDIHGVIAIACEKELRTGLMAAMSKAIFAVPNLRPHGYCKDTDVYLDEVKEAIEKFLT, from the coding sequence ATGGAATTTATTGATAAAAAAGTAGTTTCTATCAATAACCTTATGTTGAAGTTTCGCAAGAAAAAGTGTTCTCCGAAAAATTTGTTGATCTTGTTTCCCCATTGCATCCAGAATTCACAGTGCAAACAAAATGTCAGGAATGACCTGAACGAATGTAAACGTTGTGGAAAATGTAAAATCAAGGATTTACTGGAATTTTCTGAGAAATATGGGGTGCATATTAGCCTTGCAACAGGGGGGCGTGTTGCCCTTCAAAGGGTAATGGCTGAAGACATACATGGGGTAATAGCTATTGCCTGCGAGAAGGAACTCCGGACGGGTTTGATGGCTGCCATGTCTAAGGCAATTTTTGCAGTTCCTAATCTAAGACCTCACGGATATTGTAAGGATACGGATGTGTATCTGGATGAGGTAAAAGAAGCTATTGAAAAATTCCTCACATAA
- a CDS encoding methionyl-tRNA formyltransferase: MNVIFMGTPDFAVPSLCSLATATQKIITVITQPDRPKGRSKIPCPSPVKEAAEKLGLKIMQPVNVNDELVVKQLQNLSPDCIVVVAFGQFLSNSIIHLPRYQCINIHASLLPKYRGAAPINWAIMQGETVTGVTAVVMTAKMDAGDIIAQKKTPIFSGENAGDIEKRLASMGADLLIETLNLVETGKATYTKQDEREVTFAPKLKKEDGLIPWSQETKKIQNLIRGLTPSPGAYTYYLKKDSKEKKRIIILKTQIHDVPKTKISLNPGMIIEIAQCGIHVATGDGFVCITQLQPEGKRAMSAQEYLRGHKIVVEDMFVS, from the coding sequence ATGAATGTGATCTTTATGGGAACACCAGATTTTGCGGTTCCCAGTTTATGTTCATTGGCAACAGCTACACAAAAAATTATCACTGTTATTACACAACCGGACAGACCAAAAGGAAGGAGTAAAATACCGTGTCCTTCACCGGTAAAGGAAGCCGCTGAAAAATTGGGATTAAAAATTATGCAACCTGTCAATGTCAATGATGAGCTGGTTGTGAAACAACTTCAAAATCTCTCGCCTGATTGTATCGTTGTTGTTGCCTTCGGGCAATTCTTGTCCAATTCGATTATCCATCTTCCGCGCTATCAATGCATTAACATCCACGCCTCTTTGTTACCAAAATATCGAGGTGCCGCACCCATTAACTGGGCAATTATGCAGGGAGAGACCGTCACCGGTGTTACTGCTGTGGTTATGACCGCAAAAATGGATGCAGGGGATATTATTGCCCAGAAAAAAACGCCAATATTTTCAGGAGAAAATGCAGGGGATATTGAAAAGAGACTGGCTTCCATGGGGGCAGATCTGTTGATTGAGACGTTAAACCTTGTGGAAACAGGAAAGGCTACTTACACAAAACAAGACGAAAGAGAAGTAACTTTTGCTCCTAAATTGAAGAAAGAAGACGGCTTAATTCCGTGGTCCCAGGAAACAAAAAAAATTCAAAATCTGATACGCGGATTAACCCCATCCCCCGGAGCTTATACGTATTATCTCAAAAAAGATTCCAAAGAGAAAAAAAGAATTATTATCTTGAAGACGCAAATTCACGACGTACCAAAGACGAAAATATCTCTTAACCCCGGTATGATAATTGAGATTGCTCAATGCGGAATCCATGTTGCTACCGGGGACGGGTTTGTTTGTATTACGCAATTACAGCCGGAGGGTAAGCGAGCGATGAGTGCACAGGAATACTTGCGTGGTCATAAGATAGTAGTTGAAGACATGTTTGTATCGTAA
- the def gene encoding peptide deformylase, with the protein MNIVLYPDPVLRQKAKPIKEIDKEVCKKAEEMMELMYQAHGIGLAAPQVGWSVRLFIIDAGGNSHEEKVFINPTIIEETGELNKEEGCLSFPGIMGKIIRAQRIKAYAYNLKGQKLEIEAEGLVARAWQHELDHLNGELFIDRMSPSNRLAISQRLKEFERTYKSTQVPV; encoded by the coding sequence ATGAATATTGTCCTGTATCCAGACCCGGTACTTCGCCAGAAGGCGAAACCGATCAAGGAAATTGATAAAGAAGTATGCAAAAAAGCAGAAGAAATGATGGAATTGATGTATCAAGCTCACGGTATTGGGCTGGCAGCACCTCAGGTGGGATGGTCTGTCCGCCTGTTCATTATTGATGCTGGTGGGAATAGCCATGAAGAAAAGGTGTTTATCAATCCGACAATAATAGAAGAAACTGGCGAGTTGAACAAAGAGGAGGGTTGTTTAAGCTTTCCAGGCATTATGGGCAAAATCATCCGAGCCCAGCGAATTAAGGCTTACGCTTATAACCTCAAAGGACAAAAATTAGAAATAGAGGCAGAAGGGCTGGTTGCACGTGCATGGCAACACGAGCTGGACCATCTCAACGGGGAACTTTTTATTGACAGAATGAGTCCTTCAAACCGTTTGGCTATATCACAGCGGTTAAAAGAATTTGAACGGACCTACAAAAGCACACAAGTTCCTGTGTGA
- the rpsT gene encoding 30S ribosomal protein S20, whose translation MPIMQSAKKRLRQNIKRNLRNRSYRSALKTQIKNFLGVMKAGNVQAAEEELRLAIKKLDKAAAKGILHKNTVSRKKSRLTKRLNKIKASAPQKS comes from the coding sequence ATGCCTATAATGCAATCAGCCAAAAAAAGGCTCAGGCAAAATATAAAACGCAATTTGAGAAACCGGTCTTACAGATCTGCACTGAAAACTCAAATAAAGAATTTTTTGGGTGTTATGAAAGCAGGCAATGTTCAGGCTGCCGAAGAAGAACTCCGGCTTGCGATAAAAAAATTAGACAAAGCAGCCGCGAAGGGAATTTTGCATAAAAATACTGTCAGCAGAAAGAAGTCGCGCCTGACTAAGAGATTGAATAAAATAAAAGCCTCAGCACCACAGAAAAGTTAA
- a CDS encoding histone deacetylase, with the protein MTLLIYDEIFLKHDTGFGHSENSRRLENTLRYLKENSLWEQLRVVNPRAASIKEIGLIHPQTYIEAIKQIADTGGGWLDGDTVVSTASYDAAVHAAGAPLTAIDLIMKGEGKNAFCLVRPPGHHATPSGGMGFCLFNNVAIAAKYIQSRYRLEKICIVDWDVHHGNGTQDAFFCDPTVLYFSIHRHLFYPGSGRKEEDGQGKGKGFTINVPLPADITSQEYIAAFLDIMDHRVNQFAPEFIIISAGFDTYRKDTIGGLNLEIQDFRTLTEIVMTCAERCRGRIVSCLEGGYNLSDLPSCIEAHLKALLQA; encoded by the coding sequence ATGACACTCCTCATTTATGATGAAATCTTCTTAAAACATGATACTGGCTTTGGGCATTCGGAAAATTCCCGGCGACTGGAAAACACCCTAAGGTATCTGAAAGAAAACAGCCTCTGGGAACAATTAAGGGTTGTAAATCCCCGCGCAGCATCGATAAAGGAAATTGGCCTGATTCATCCACAAACCTATATTGAGGCTATCAAACAAATCGCTGATACTGGCGGGGGTTGGCTGGATGGTGATACCGTGGTTTCTACAGCCTCATATGATGCTGCTGTTCATGCAGCAGGGGCGCCATTAACGGCAATAGATTTGATAATGAAAGGCGAAGGGAAGAATGCCTTTTGTCTTGTACGTCCACCAGGTCACCATGCAACACCCTCAGGGGGTATGGGGTTTTGCCTTTTCAATAATGTAGCCATTGCAGCAAAATACATTCAATCCAGGTATAGGCTAGAAAAAATCTGTATCGTTGATTGGGATGTTCACCATGGAAACGGTACACAGGATGCGTTTTTCTGTGACCCAACGGTGTTGTACTTTTCCATACACCGACACCTGTTTTACCCCGGTTCAGGCCGGAAAGAGGAAGATGGACAGGGCAAAGGCAAGGGATTTACCATTAATGTACCTCTTCCGGCAGATATAACTTCTCAAGAGTATATCGCAGCATTTCTGGATATTATGGACCATCGGGTAAATCAATTTGCCCCGGAATTTATCATTATCTCAGCAGGTTTTGATACCTATAGAAAAGACACTATTGGTGGATTAAATTTGGAAATACAGGATTTCCGTACGCTGACAGAAATTGTTATGACATGTGCTGAAAGATGCCGCGGCAGGATTGTATCATGCCTTGAAGGTGGTTACAATCTATCCGATCTCCCTTCATGTATAGAAGCCCACCTCAAGGCATTACTGCAGGCATAA
- a CDS encoding copper chaperone has translation MKISCKYMTILLLFVSFVSFNTISNELSACGGGGSSPDGITLKLRGVNDLAEAIQLKATLQKNEVIKCANISPDKTEICISTLCPGAITEEQIIKAIKDAGYDASLPDYLTFKIDNFIHESDVKRLRECLDELPGVTTANIDLNTKDVTINYYEGWIRFARKIVKTLEDNGFKAIVPIDAITFETEGMAEVDAHDVRAYLLGIFGVSGSDVDIVTNEVMVSFYRGWTTKEKLIKTIEERGNTKVKHDLTVLKTS, from the coding sequence ATGAAGATTTCATGTAAATACATGACGATATTGTTATTATTCGTAAGTTTCGTATCGTTCAATACGATTTCGAATGAACTCTCTGCATGCGGCGGCGGTGGTTCCTCGCCTGATGGCATTACTTTAAAATTACGGGGAGTAAATGATCTTGCAGAGGCCATTCAACTAAAAGCCACTTTACAAAAGAACGAGGTGATCAAGTGCGCCAATATCAGCCCTGATAAAACTGAGATATGTATTTCTACCCTCTGCCCGGGAGCAATCACAGAGGAGCAGATTATAAAAGCCATTAAAGATGCAGGCTATGATGCATCGTTACCCGATTACCTTACTTTTAAAATTGATAATTTCATACATGAATCAGATGTGAAAAGATTAAGGGAGTGCCTGGATGAACTACCGGGAGTTACAACTGCCAATATCGACCTTAATACAAAGGACGTCACTATCAACTATTATGAAGGCTGGATCCGATTTGCCAGAAAGATAGTCAAAACCCTTGAAGATAATGGATTTAAGGCTATAGTGCCCATAGACGCAATTACCTTTGAGACAGAGGGTATGGCTGAGGTTGATGCCCACGACGTGCGGGCATATCTTTTGGGTATATTTGGAGTGTCCGGTTCGGATGTCGATATTGTTACCAATGAAGTGATGGTTAGTTTTTATCGGGGATGGACGACAAAAGAAAAACTTATAAAGACCATTGAAGAACGTGGAAATACAAAGGTAAAGCACGATCTTACGGTACTGAAAACTTCATAG
- a CDS encoding c-type cytochrome translates to MFTKTLKLGLVAVLGIAGVVTTGELMAGTPQVIATIQTGPEWEPLPRGEPLTVPEVHYRVKHSPFKSELVRYGQFIFNDASWGLQGEYACASCHYERGQTTGLIWDLGDEGWGSWKNVKYIRGGRYLPPFRHEGFTGHPDEIVGATSSLDRVCGRDPGFVFRSENFSPERLESLICYIRALEFTGSPFRNADGSLTEAAKRGEKLFNDPNVGCAECHPGDAMDPKALFSDAQTHDVGTGRVGVKGFRSTPGKVFNMQALNAGEDPYGEESDTPIIGLDLVKEFDTPTLRDIYASGTYFHDGSARTLIDTINNTVNDKDMHGRTSHLSAQDLQDLVEFLKAL, encoded by the coding sequence ATGTTTACAAAGACTTTAAAATTAGGCTTGGTCGCAGTCCTTGGTATAGCAGGGGTGGTGACAACTGGAGAGTTGATGGCGGGTACGCCACAGGTGATAGCAACGATCCAGACGGGGCCGGAGTGGGAGCCTCTTCCCAGGGGCGAGCCATTGACGGTGCCTGAGGTACATTACCGGGTAAAACACTCACCCTTTAAGAGTGAGTTGGTGAGGTACGGGCAGTTCATATTCAATGACGCATCATGGGGGTTACAGGGTGAGTATGCATGCGCCAGCTGCCATTACGAGAGGGGACAGACGACCGGTTTGATCTGGGACCTTGGAGATGAAGGATGGGGAAGCTGGAAGAATGTAAAGTATATCCGTGGCGGAAGGTATTTGCCTCCATTCAGGCATGAAGGGTTTACGGGTCATCCGGATGAAATCGTAGGTGCAACAAGTTCTCTTGACAGGGTGTGCGGAAGAGACCCTGGGTTTGTGTTCAGGAGTGAGAACTTTTCACCGGAGAGGCTGGAGTCTTTGATTTGTTACATTCGGGCATTGGAGTTTACGGGAAGTCCGTTCAGGAATGCGGATGGCAGTTTGACAGAGGCTGCAAAGAGGGGTGAGAAGTTATTTAATGATCCGAATGTAGGGTGTGCGGAGTGTCATCCTGGTGATGCAATGGATCCGAAGGCCTTATTTAGCGATGCACAGACCCATGATGTGGGAACCGGTCGTGTAGGAGTGAAGGGTTTCAGGTCAACACCGGGTAAGGTATTTAACATGCAGGCATTGAATGCCGGTGAGGATCCCTATGGAGAGGAGAGTGATACGCCGATCATTGGGTTAGACCTGGTGAAGGAGTTTGATACACCGACCCTGAGGGACATCTATGCTTCAGGTACGTATTTCCATGACGGGAGTGCCAGGACGTTGATTGACACGATCAACAACACGGTAAATGATAAGGACATGCATGGAAGGACGTCACACCTGAGTGCTCAAGATTTGCAGGATTTGGTGGAGTTCCTGAAGGCTTTGTAA
- a CDS encoding sigma-54-dependent Fis family transcriptional regulator, whose product MKSKILIVDDEKLMRVSLEDKLVKEGYAVTCLSNATEGLRVLQSTNFDAVITDLRLPKMDGIDFLKEIKKSSPDMVVIIMTAYGSIESAVTAMKAGAYDYVTKPFSLEELMIKLQKALKHKDTVAENILLKQQVMSRYGYDNMIGSSDAMKHVFEIINTVSNRDTTILIQGESGTGKELTAGAIHYNSNRRNGPFIKLSCASLNKEILESELFGHEKGSFTGAIKTRRGRFELADGGTIFLDDVDDIPLEMQVKLLRVLQEREFERVGGEETIPVNVRVICATKKDLKKLVQEGRFREDLYYRLHVVTLHLPPLRERKEDIPLLVNYFMKKYAAQQRVVINSISQEALHLLLSYNWPGNIRELENAVEHAVAFCTSGAILPKNLPQNLTQGETSSGIFPIELSTIDSLDLQETLSEAERKLLLWAYQKTNGNQVRMSEILRIPRTTLQNKLVKYNITKTNIPATEQTSA is encoded by the coding sequence ATGAAAAGCAAAATACTAATTGTTGATGATGAAAAACTTATGCGTGTATCCCTTGAAGATAAATTAGTGAAAGAGGGATATGCCGTCACTTGTTTGTCAAATGCCACTGAAGGTCTCAGGGTACTGCAATCAACAAACTTCGATGCGGTAATAACAGATTTGCGCCTGCCCAAGATGGATGGGATAGATTTTTTGAAGGAGATAAAAAAATCATCACCCGATATGGTTGTTATCATCATGACTGCTTATGGTTCCATTGAAAGTGCTGTTACAGCAATGAAAGCAGGGGCGTATGATTACGTAACGAAGCCCTTTTCCCTGGAAGAATTAATGATTAAACTCCAGAAGGCACTCAAACACAAAGACACGGTTGCAGAAAACATTTTACTGAAACAACAGGTTATGAGCCGATATGGTTACGACAATATGATAGGAAGCAGCGATGCTATGAAGCACGTGTTTGAAATTATAAACACGGTATCCAATCGTGATACCACAATCCTTATTCAGGGAGAGAGCGGCACCGGAAAGGAACTTACAGCTGGGGCTATTCATTACAATAGTAACCGGCGGAATGGGCCTTTTATAAAGCTCAGTTGCGCCTCTTTAAACAAGGAAATCCTGGAAAGCGAACTCTTTGGACATGAGAAGGGTTCTTTTACCGGTGCGATAAAAACGAGGCGGGGCCGTTTTGAACTCGCCGATGGAGGCACGATATTTCTCGATGACGTAGATGATATTCCATTAGAAATGCAAGTGAAACTCCTGCGAGTCCTTCAGGAACGGGAATTTGAACGCGTTGGAGGTGAGGAAACGATTCCCGTCAATGTCCGAGTTATTTGCGCAACCAAAAAAGACCTTAAAAAGCTTGTCCAGGAAGGGCGATTTCGTGAAGACTTGTATTATCGACTTCATGTAGTCACTCTTCATCTTCCACCCTTAAGGGAAAGGAAAGAAGATATACCACTCCTGGTAAATTACTTTATGAAAAAATATGCCGCACAGCAACGTGTCGTGATTAATTCAATCTCTCAGGAAGCGCTTCATTTGCTGTTATCGTATAATTGGCCTGGAAACATCCGCGAATTAGAAAATGCTGTGGAACATGCCGTAGCGTTTTGTACATCTGGTGCAATTCTCCCAAAAAATCTCCCACAAAATTTAACGCAGGGAGAGACCTCTTCTGGTATATTCCCTATTGAACTTTCTACGATTGACTCCTTGGACCTGCAAGAAACCCTTAGCGAAGCTGAACGAAAGCTTCTTTTGTGGGCTTATCAGAAGACAAACGGTAACCAGGTACGCATGTCAGAAATATTGCGGATACCTCGTACTACGCTTCAAAATAAGCTCGTTAAGTATAACATAACAAAAACCAATATCCCCGCCACTGAACAGACATCTGCATAG
- a CDS encoding HAMP domain-containing protein: MNYYRNIFKSIKIQLISYICLLTTVPLLFVCVVEYYSSKNAIEQRMIEQLTSIADLKKSELNNWLEERLTDTSVIARNKVLAAAATSLLQQRRRFESIDELRKSEAGRINYERILDNLHVLKQFYKHYNVISIIDGANGEVVISTYPGIVGKTLDSFSSYIDILGEKEVAVKDIHTSELTDQNCMTYFCPVCMTDTITLESSDIIIGAILLDVNVKNSVEPVIRNWPGMGTTGETLLVRREGNTIVYLNDLRHKEGAALQFTSPIHSTLDIPSVLSSGGEEGIKESVDYRNVPVLSAYRHIPVLNWGLVAKQDLTEAFAAVEKLKNRVIVLIFVCITVVIALGISFTNRITQPILQLAQGAKAIGSGNLDHRISILSENEVGLLAREFNHMATKLKESYSNLEQKVEERTAQLLRAERLAAVGELAAEVAHEINNPLGGLQNFASMIEHEPENVPQTKKYATLMLEGLKRVELIVKRLLTFSRPYTLRFSENNINVVINNSLEFVEHRIEPSLVRIQKELNESLPPVFIDVDHVSMVFINMLVNAIESMPDGGTLTIKTDTCKRHEGCVAVCISDTGCGIQGEIMDKIFEPFFTTKNKEGEKGLGMGLAISKRIIEDHRGEIRIGSNVGEGTTFQVCLPSRRGD, translated from the coding sequence ATGAATTACTACAGAAACATCTTCAAAAGTATTAAGATACAACTCATCTCTTATATCTGTCTTTTAACCACTGTTCCATTATTGTTTGTTTGTGTCGTGGAATATTACAGTAGTAAGAACGCCATTGAACAGCGGATGATCGAACAATTGACCTCCATTGCTGATCTGAAAAAAAGCGAGCTGAACAATTGGCTGGAAGAGCGGTTGACAGATACCTCGGTAATTGCCCGCAACAAGGTGCTTGCTGCGGCAGCAACAAGTCTTTTACAACAGAGGAGAAGATTTGAAAGTATCGATGAGTTGAGAAAATCAGAAGCCGGCCGGATAAATTACGAACGAATTTTAGACAATCTTCATGTCCTGAAGCAGTTTTATAAACATTACAACGTTATCTCTATAATAGACGGCGCAAATGGGGAGGTGGTTATATCCACATACCCCGGGATCGTGGGTAAAACCCTGGATTCATTTAGCAGTTACATAGATATCCTGGGGGAAAAAGAGGTAGCAGTGAAGGATATCCATACCTCTGAACTGACCGACCAGAATTGTATGACGTATTTTTGCCCGGTTTGCATGACAGATACCATTACCCTGGAAAGCAGCGACATTATCATTGGCGCCATATTATTGGATGTTAATGTGAAAAACAGCGTTGAACCGGTGATTCGCAACTGGCCAGGAATGGGAACAACAGGAGAAACACTCCTGGTGAGGAGAGAAGGGAATACCATTGTCTATTTAAATGACCTTCGTCATAAGGAGGGAGCGGCCTTGCAATTTACCAGCCCCATCCATTCTACCCTGGATATCCCTTCGGTGTTAAGCTCCGGTGGCGAAGAAGGGATTAAAGAATCTGTAGACTACAGGAATGTTCCCGTACTTTCTGCCTACCGGCACATCCCCGTTCTCAATTGGGGACTTGTGGCAAAACAGGATTTAACAGAGGCATTTGCCGCGGTTGAAAAACTGAAAAACCGTGTTATCGTGCTGATCTTTGTTTGTATTACCGTGGTCATTGCTCTTGGCATTTCATTCACCAACCGGATCACACAGCCTATATTACAACTGGCGCAGGGGGCAAAGGCTATTGGTTCAGGAAATCTTGACCATCGTATATCGATTCTATCGGAAAATGAGGTGGGTCTTCTTGCCAGGGAATTTAATCACATGGCCACAAAACTGAAAGAGTCGTATTCGAATCTGGAACAAAAGGTAGAGGAACGAACGGCACAGTTGTTGCGCGCTGAACGCCTCGCTGCGGTAGGAGAGCTTGCAGCCGAGGTGGCCCATGAAATCAATAACCCATTGGGTGGTTTGCAGAACTTTGCCAGCATGATTGAACACGAACCGGAAAATGTCCCGCAAACGAAGAAATACGCCACTCTTATGCTGGAAGGACTAAAGCGGGTGGAATTGATTGTAAAACGCCTTTTAACATTTTCCCGACCCTATACACTGCGCTTTTCTGAAAACAATATTAACGTGGTCATAAATAATTCTCTCGAGTTTGTAGAGCACAGGATTGAACCCAGCCTTGTGCGTATTCAGAAAGAACTCAACGAATCCCTTCCACCGGTTTTTATAGATGTGGACCACGTATCTATGGTATTCATCAATATGCTGGTTAATGCCATTGAGAGTATGCCAGACGGGGGAACACTGACCATAAAGACAGATACTTGCAAGAGACATGAAGGGTGTGTTGCCGTTTGTATTAGTGACACCGGCTGCGGCATCCAGGGAGAAATTATGGATAAGATTTTCGAACCTTTTTTTACCACGAAAAACAAAGAAGGTGAAAAAGGGCTGGGGATGGGATTGGCAATATCGAAGAGGATTATCGAGGACCACCGCGGGGAAATCCGTATAGGAAGTAATGTGGGGGAAGGGACTACCTTTCAGGTATGTCTTCCCAGTCGCAGAGGAGACTGA